The genomic region TACCTAAAAGGGACAAGATATTTACCGGAAAACCATGTATCCAGTGTCCCCAACCTACAGCTACAAAGCTAAAAGGAATTAGCAAAATAAGCATAACTGGTTGTATCCAACTACGGAAGGTGAAGGCAATAACAAAATAAATAAGTAATAGAATTATAGGGCCTGCCACTGCGGCACTTTGGGAAAACTTATCTGCCTCACGTGCTTGTCCACTTAAATAATTAGGTGATATGGTCGGATATTTATTTTGTAGTTCTGGAATAATTTCTGACCTTATATTAGCTAATATATCTGTTGCACTGCCAGATGGATCTTTGAGATCTGCACTGATAAGCACTTCTCTTCTACCTTCTAGGTGATTGATGACAACGTCACCTCTTTCAATCGTATAATTTGCTATGTCTCTAAGTGGCACTCTATCACCTGATGGAGTTAATACTCTAAATTCATCAAGATCTTTTATACTATTACGATTCTCACGATCATAGCGCACCCAAACTCTAATCTCATCCTGACCACGCTGAAAACGTTGCGCCTCAGTCCCAAAAAACGCTGATCTCACTTGTGACATTACCGTTCTAGTGGTAAGACCTAGTGAATAAGCTGTTTCTTTGAGCTCTAGGTTAATCTCTTTAATCCCTGCTGGGTCATTATCTTCTATATCCTTAAGCAATGGATTGTTACTTAAAATCTCTTTAAACTCTGCTGTAGCGGCTTTAAGTTCTTTTATATCATTACTTAATAGTGAAACGGCTACTGGACTACCACCAAAGTTCCCACCAGAACCAAAGGTAAGTGTCTCTGCACCTGGAACCTCACCAACTAACTCTCTTAAACGATTTGCTACAATTTCAGAATTAACTTCTTCTGGTCTACTCTCTCCTGGTAATAAGTTAATTGATAAACTGGCTGCAGAAGATGATGTTTGCGACTTGATAATATTTTCAAACAACATTATTGTGTCACCGTACTCATCGCCTTTCAAATATTCTTCAGTTAATTGTTCATTTACAATCATTGCCTTTTTTTCAATAGAGTTGATAATAGAATCTGTGATAAATTCTGATGTACCGTTAGGCATTGCAAGATTAATACTTACCTGGTCACTAGATATTCTAGGAAAAAATGCTGTTTTAATAATCCCACCACTCATAGAACCAAAGGTTAATATAAGCGCTGCAACAAACAGAGCAAAGGTGAAAAACTTATTTGCTAATGAAAATCGCAATACTGGAGCATATAACCTATCTCTCATCCAGTTCATAGCTTTATCACCATAGTCATTTACAATACGCATTTTTTGAAATGCTTTAGCGAGACCTTTTTTAGGCTTATTGTTACGTGGTTGTAAAGCTTTAGAGTGAGCTAAGTGAGCTGGTAAGATAATAAGTGCTTCTACTAATGATACTAGAAGCGTTAAAATTACTATGACTGAAACCTCTCCAAATATGTCACCTATCCTACCTTCTAGAAATAAGAATGTTGAAAAAGCTAATAATGTAGTAATGATTGCACTTAATATGGGCGGAATAACTTCCATCGTACCATCTATAGCAGCTTGAACTGGCGACTTGCCATCTTCATAATGCTGATAAATATTTTCTGCAATTACAATTCCATCATCTACCAGTATCCCAATTACGATGATCATACCAAATAAGGACAATACATTAATAGTGACATCAAACTGACCAGCAAATATGAACATCCCTAAAAACGCTATAGGTAGCCCAAAAGCAACCCAAAAGGCTAATCGCGTATTGAGAAAAACAGAAAGAAATATCAATACCAAAAGCATACCTACTATTGCGTTTTCAGTAAGCAATGCTGTACGTTGATTTAAGGTTACAGATAAATCTCTTACAATGTCTAATTGAACATTTGTAAAACGCTGATTATAATCTTCAATATATAATTTTACTTTATCTGCTGCATCAATTAAATCCTCAGAGTTTGTACTAGTAACTGTTATAGTAACAGCTAGTTTATTGTCATAATAGGTTGCATTAGGCGTTTCAGAAAAACGATCTCTAATAATTGCAACATCTTTTAAGAGTACACTGGTCCCATCTGCCAGAGTTTTTACTGGGATGTAGCTTAATTCATTACCATAATATGACCTACTATTTGCCCTGATTAAATATTCTTCTTGATCTGTTTTAATATTACCACCTGTAGTAAGTATGTTTGAACTAGCTACTGCATTAGATATTTCTTCAAAACTTATATCATACCCTAGTAAGGTATTTTCATTAACTGCTATTTCTATCTCTTCATCAGGATAGCCTGATATCGCAATTTGCGAAATTCCGTCAATACCTCGCAGGTCATTTTCAATATCTCTAGCAAGTTGCTTTAAAGTTAAAAGAGGCACATTTTCACCGCTTAAAGCAAATGAAATAGTTGGTCTAGACTGTTCTTGTTTAGAAACCACTAATGGTTCCATACCTACTGGAAAAGAAGAAACACGATCTACTGCATTCTTTACCTCAAGAAGCATAAAATCAATATTATAGCCCTTAAGAATCTCAACTGTAATAGAGCCAGAATTTTCTCTAGAGGCAGACGTTACACGATCAATTCCTTCTATACCTTTAAGATTATCTTCAATTTTAAGTACTACACCTTCTTCTATCTCTTGTGGAGATGCGCCAGGATAAGTCGCATTGATATTAATGATTTTAGAATCTGTAAGTGGAAAGAAAGAAGATTTAAGAGAAAGCATCCCAAAAACCCCAAAAATCACAAACCCAACCACCACTACATTAACGGCGACACTATGCTTTATAAAGTAAGCTATAACTTTTCTCATCTTGCTTATTTAAGAGCTGATTGATCAGTTGTGGATTGTTTCTCTTTTTCTCGAGCAGCTTGCTGTTCTGTTTTCACAATCATTCCCTCATAAGCACCAGGGACTGATTGAGCAATGATCACCGTGCCATTTTCTAAACCTTTTACAACCACTTTTTTATCTGAAAAATGAACTGGCTGAATCGTTTTTAAAACCAACTTTCCATCTTCTACTGCAAATAGTTGATTTTCATTTTGTAATAAACTCCTATTAATCTCTATTGCATTTTCAATCTTCTGCGCATCTAGATTTGCTGTTAAATACATACCTTCTTTAAGATTATCATCTTTAACCTCTATTACAGTAGTAATTGTTTGAGAAGCTTGATCAACTTTACCATTAATACGAGAGACTTTACCAGTATATATTTTTGCGTCAGAGATATTTTTAAGTTCTACAGACTCTCCTATTTTTAAAAAACCAGCAAACTCAGAACTGATAGCTACCTGAAGTTCATAAGTGCCTGTTTGAATAAATTCTCCTAGCTGTTGTCCGCTTCTTATTAAAGTACCTTCTGTAACCATTGCCTCAGTAAGGACACCGTTAAAAGGAGCACGTATTCTATATTTACCTAATCTACTTTCTAGATTTTTAATATTAAAATATGTCGTGTAAATATTACGACCGGTAATAAAATACTTTTCTTTATCATCTACAGGTTGAGGCAAGGCTGGTGTTAAAGCATTCATATCCCACGAGTCTAGGTAAGATTGCCATTGTTGATATGATGATGGATAATCTAATCGCAAATCTGGCATTATTGCAGTAATTTGATTGTTAAGATTACTACGAGCACTTTGCACCTGTGCATAGAATTCTGAATTCTCAATGATAATCATGCTTTGTCCAGCGCGATATTCCTGACCAGTTTTAAATAGAATTCCAGTAGGTTTGAAGACACCTGTAACCTCTGCATAAAGCTCTACACGGCGTTTTGCCTGTAAATTTCCATTTGCCGGTATAATTATAGATACAGTAGAATTTGTAATCGTATCAGTAGTGATAATTTTCACCTCTTTTTTTACTCTCGGCTTAGGCGCTGTTTTACTATCAATAATGACTTTTGATGCATATATTGCTCCACCTATAATGAGCAAAGCAAGTATGCCTAATATAATTTTACGCATGAAATAGTTTTAGTTGCTACTTAGACTTGTAAAACTACTCAAGGTATAACCTCAAGAGGTTAAAATTTCCTTAAAGGTATTTAGAAATTATCGAGCTTCTCAGAAATATCTTCCCACTTCAACATCCAATCTTCTAGTGCTTTTTTCTTAGCCTGATAAGCATCAAAAAAACCTGGTTGCGCTGCTAGTTCATCATAATTTGCAGCGAGTTCTTGATCTAATTTTTTAATCCCGCGTTCCAGATTATTGATTTCGGCTTCTGCTTTTGAAAGGCGATTATTTAAAGATTTTTGCTTTTTCTGATCCTCATAGGAGAGCTGTTTTTTTTCGGTATCCTGCTTTCGCGAAAGCGCATCCACAGGTACCTCTGTAACTTTTTCAATCTCACGCATGTCTTGAGCCTTACGCTGTTCTAGGTAATAATCTATGTCCCCTAAGTGTAAGTTTAGTTTATGATCACGGAATTCATAAACAACATCTGTAAGTCCTTGTAAAAATTCTCTATCGTGCGACACCACAATAAGTGTCCCGTCAAATTTAACTAAAGCTGCTTTTAAAACATTCTTGGACTGAATATCTAAGTGGTTAGTAGGCTCATCCATAATAAGGACGTTAAACGGCTGTAATAGTAATTTACAAAGCGCTAATCTATTGCGTTCTCCACCACTTAATACTTTTACTTTTTTCTCTGCCTCATCACCACGGAACAAGAAAGAACCTAACATGTCTCTTACTTTTACACGATTTCCATCATCTGCAGCGTCAATCATAATATCCAGCACGGTTTTCTCACCATCTAAATACTCTGCTTGATTCTGGGCAAAATATCCCAACTGCACATTATGACCTAGGTTAACCGTTCCTTGAGCATCTTTTATCTCACCTACGATTATTTTTGCAAGGGTAGATTTTCCCATCCCATTTTGACCTACAAAAGCGACGCGAGCGCCACGTTCTATCATTAAATCTACCTCGCTAAGAACTTTTTTATCACCATAAGATTTACTAACCTTATCAATTTCTAGAACCACTTTACCTGGCTGTACAGATTTTGAAAAATTGATATTCATAGCAGCATTATCAGTTTGTTCAATCTCTACCACATCCATGCGGTTCAATTTTTTAACAAGAGATTGAGCCATTGTGGCTTTACTTGCTTTGGCTTTAAA from Nonlabens arenilitoris harbors:
- a CDS encoding ABC-F family ATP-binding cassette domain-containing protein, which gives rise to MLNIHDLHVSFGGEPLFEEITFRLNGGNRVGLIGKNGAGKSTLLKVIAGDLEYDQGQLAMEKGTSIGFLRQDIDFEKGRTVLEEAYTAFAKAREIEAELDQINIQLAERTDYESESYSKLIEDMSTLTHEYEIIGGYQYKGETEKILKGLAFKPEQFGMLTDELSGGWRMRIELAKLLLENHDILLLDEPTNHLDIDSILWLEQFLQTYPGAVVIVSHDKMFLDNVTNRTIEISLGRIYDYPKPYTQFLALRAEMREQQEATFKNQQKEIERTEKLIQKFKAKASKATMAQSLVKKLNRMDVVEIEQTDNAAMNINFSKSVQPGKVVLEIDKVSKSYGDKKVLSEVDLMIERGARVAFVGQNGMGKSTLAKIIVGEIKDAQGTVNLGHNVQLGYFAQNQAEYLDGEKTVLDIMIDAADDGNRVKVRDMLGSFLFRGDEAEKKVKVLSGGERNRLALCKLLLQPFNVLIMDEPTNHLDIQSKNVLKAALVKFDGTLIVVSHDREFLQGLTDVVYEFRDHKLNLHLGDIDYYLEQRKAQDMREIEKVTEVPVDALSRKQDTEKKQLSYEDQKKQKSLNNRLSKAEAEINNLERGIKKLDQELAANYDELAAQPGFFDAYQAKKKALEDWMLKWEDISEKLDNF
- a CDS encoding efflux RND transporter periplasmic adaptor subunit encodes the protein MRKIILGILALLIIGGAIYASKVIIDSKTAPKPRVKKEVKIITTDTITNSTVSIIIPANGNLQAKRRVELYAEVTGVFKPTGILFKTGQEYRAGQSMIIIENSEFYAQVQSARSNLNNQITAIMPDLRLDYPSSYQQWQSYLDSWDMNALTPALPQPVDDKEKYFITGRNIYTTYFNIKNLESRLGKYRIRAPFNGVLTEAMVTEGTLIRSGQQLGEFIQTGTYELQVAISSEFAGFLKIGESVELKNISDAKIYTGKVSRINGKVDQASQTITTVIEVKDDNLKEGMYLTANLDAQKIENAIEINRSLLQNENQLFAVEDGKLVLKTIQPVHFSDKKVVVKGLENGTVIIAQSVPGAYEGMIVKTEQQAAREKEKQSTTDQSALK
- a CDS encoding efflux RND transporter permease subunit, producing MRKVIAYFIKHSVAVNVVVVGFVIFGVFGMLSLKSSFFPLTDSKIININATYPGASPQEIEEGVVLKIEDNLKGIEGIDRVTSASRENSGSITVEILKGYNIDFMLLEVKNAVDRVSSFPVGMEPLVVSKQEQSRPTISFALSGENVPLLTLKQLARDIENDLRGIDGISQIAISGYPDEEIEIAVNENTLLGYDISFEEISNAVASSNILTTGGNIKTDQEEYLIRANSRSYYGNELSYIPVKTLADGTSVLLKDVAIIRDRFSETPNATYYDNKLAVTITVTSTNSEDLIDAADKVKLYIEDYNQRFTNVQLDIVRDLSVTLNQRTALLTENAIVGMLLVLIFLSVFLNTRLAFWVAFGLPIAFLGMFIFAGQFDVTINVLSLFGMIIVIGILVDDGIVIAENIYQHYEDGKSPVQAAIDGTMEVIPPILSAIITTLLAFSTFLFLEGRIGDIFGEVSVIVILTLLVSLVEALIILPAHLAHSKALQPRNNKPKKGLAKAFQKMRIVNDYGDKAMNWMRDRLYAPVLRFSLANKFFTFALFVAALILTFGSMSGGIIKTAFFPRISSDQVSINLAMPNGTSEFITDSIINSIEKKAMIVNEQLTEEYLKGDEYGDTIMLFENIIKSQTSSSAASLSINLLPGESRPEEVNSEIVANRLRELVGEVPGAETLTFGSGGNFGGSPVAVSLLSNDIKELKAATAEFKEILSNNPLLKDIEDNDPAGIKEINLELKETAYSLGLTTRTVMSQVRSAFFGTEAQRFQRGQDEIRVWVRYDRENRNSIKDLDEFRVLTPSGDRVPLRDIANYTIERGDVVINHLEGRREVLISADLKDPSGSATDILANIRSEIIPELQNKYPTISPNYLSGQAREADKFSQSAAVAGPIILLLIYFVIAFTFRSWIQPVMLILLIPFSFVAVGWGHWIHGFPVNILSLLGIIALIGIMVNDGLVLIGKFNSLLKEGLGFDQALFEAGKSRFRAIFLTSITTIAGLAPLLLEKSRQAQFLKPMAISISYGIGMATVLTLLMLPLFLSFGNNGKAAIYWLRTGKKAVKRDLTSVAQELEEEKHYDEA